GACTAGCGTTATCCCTTCCAAAATCATCCACCTCTAAAACTACTTGTGCAACAGGACTATTTGTTTTTGTATCGACTGCTGCTAAGGCAATACGTAAGTTTTGGATATGATCACCCCACGCACCTCCACTGTCCAAAGTAAAGGAAGCCGCACATATACCGCGACTTAACCCAACTGTATTCGAGTGCCAAATATCTAAGCCATACGCCTGCCCTGACAGAGCTACCATTGCACAGGCAGCAGATAATGTCTTTGTGATTCTACGTTTTAGCGCCATACATTTCTCCTATTAAAAACGGCCCCGTCAAAGCAGCCCCAAAGCTACGATCTACCTACGCCTTTATACCACCTCTTGACTCACGAATTCGCTGCATCATCCACTGCTCTACTTCACTTTTCAACCAAACGGATTTACGACCTAGTTTAATAGGAGGTGGAAACTCCCCGTCCTTAATTTTTTTGTAAATCCACTTGTCCGACACAATCGTAAACTCTGTAATAAACTTCATATCTACACACTGGTCATCAAGTAAGGATGGTGTCTGGGCTGGTGGCAAGTCTGTAGAAAATGGGTTAGGTGCGCTGAGTGTGGTCATGTTGTTCTCCTGTATTCAAAATGGAGAAGCTCGTGCCAATTAAAGAATCAGTACGACTTCTACAACATGACCCAGCCCCATAAAAAATTAAACTAAGCTGCTGCCTATAGAGCGCTCACCATCACCGTAACGCTTCGTTATATGCTTAGCTAAATAGCTTGCATGAATCATCAAACGATCAACCTGATCATCATTGGCTGGATTATTTCCATCTAAATAAAACCGTCCTTGTCGTGGAAAGTGAGCTAGAGCACCAAAGGAAAAAACGGGCAGTTTTATTGCGCTGCACCATGCTTCGTTAATCATGGAAAAAAGATTGCCTCCTGCCTGCTCGTAGTAACCCAGAGAGTGATACACATCTTTATTAAAGAACAACAAAACGTGATAGTGCTTTTTGCCATTGATATCACCAAACTCACGTACCCATACGTACCGTACCTCACATGACAAAGCTCTTTTCCATGCGTGTTCTTTGCGTTGTAGGTCTGCATTGATTTTTGCTTTAAGGGAATTGATAAAGCGACTAATGACCTTTGGATCAAACTCCGCTTCTGTCGTCTCCAAAGGAAAGCGCAGATCACAACGCACCACAAAGACACGCGTGTAAGCTCCGAGTGATCGATGAATCGTATTGGAAATAATGCTCTGGTATTTAGGGTTATGTTTAGCTTGAGCAACCATGATTGACTCCTATGTTGGTTAGTTACATAGAAGACAACTGAGCAGTATTTTTTTAACTGCTTATATGGGCTACTTAGGCTTTAGTAAATTTGACTGTGTGTTAAGTACTAACGCTATTAATCAGGCTGATTACGAGTAGTTGATCTACTCTTCATTACACGTTTATGAGATAGTTATCTATCTTTTTATTATTACTATACCAACAGCAAAACGGCTGAAGACAGGCTCGTACCCCTACATTTATTCTTATCCCTGACAGACTAACCACCAGCATCCATAATCATAATCAACTCTGTAGTTAGGTATGAAATCTAATAGTAGCAATGAAAAAAACAATATAAGCCAATGATTTTCTTATATTTAAGTTTTCCATTGTCATTTTTCAACCATGGTATCACGTCAAGAACCCATCAAGTTATAATCGATATACAATCAATATCTAGCCGTAATAGCTACTATATAGACTAATAAATTGACTTTATTACCACGTAGTGGGAGATAAAAAATGGTGCAATCTAACAGTAAAAATACAGTTCATCTGGAATGCTTAAAGACTAATGACCTTAGGTTACTTAATTTTTATTTGAGGGCTTTGGCTGCTAGGTATATCAATATTCCACGTCACGGCAGAGGCTACATAGCCCCTCCATACCCATCTGTATTTATTAATGAGAGCTCTCATTTACGCAAAATAATTAAAGACGCATTAGTACCTTTTAATGATTTTGAGCTCAAAGAAATCGATTATGATTTGACTGTCTTTGGACAAGAAAACATAATTCCCTTAGAGCAATTTAACTGGCTCAAAGAAGATGTTTCTGCCTGTATGTATATATGGATGACTATAAATAAAGAACATCATTTTGACCTTGAATGGCACAATAGCAGACATCCTCAATACACATATGCCTCTCCTAGTTCCCATAGCGAGCGTTATCAAAACACTATTGATTATTTTGATTACTCCTTCCTTCAGGGGAGGAGATATCTAAAAAAAATAGAGTTATTAGATTCACTAAAAACACAATGGATGTACTCCAAGGAAAGTACACCCTCACTCACATGGCTTACTCAAAGCTCTGACACGGATGCGATTACTTGGACTTGGGATTACATCAAAAAATATAATGAAGACTTGGATAAGCCCTCTTCTTTTTTTAGATCTGGTGTTATCCCAATACCGACCGCAAGTCTAAGCACTCAAGATCAAAAATACGCCATTATTGCTGCAATGCAGCACTGGTATCCAACTCATCAAGATACCAAGACCCTTTTCTACCAACGCATCAACCGTGCATGGAGCCAACGAAAGACCAGAAAGACACGCGAGGATATGAAAGCCATTAACACTTACATAAGTGTCCAACACAAGGATATGTTGGACAAACTAGCTAAATATAATCGCTTCAGAATGAACGAGATGTTAGAGTTTCTGATCGAAGATGCCTATGAGCAGGAAAGAAAAAATATTGAAGCCAAGTATGGGCAATAGGCTACCTAAGCCATTTGGTGAGTACATTGGTGAGTACAAAGAATAAATAAAGAGAAATTAAACATTAACCTATTGATTTTAAATGGTTAAATTCTCATGATCTATATTCAGGCGCAGAATATTGAGTGATGTCTAGGGGGCTGAGCTGAGGGCAACAGATTACCCACCTGTATCAAGTAAAAAGTGGTGGGTACAAGAATATTACTATTCAGCTTTATTAAGAATAAGACTTATTATTACCTGATAGATGCTTAATTGCATTCGCATGTTCTCGCTCTAACTCCTGCTTTAACTCTTCTTCTGTAGGTAAATAAGGCAGATACTTGGCGGAAAACAATTGCTTTTTATCGGCTAAGACCGAGTACTTCACCACCGCCTCACTTTTTTCACTGCAAAGTACTAAGCCAATAGTTGGATTGTCATCGTCGCCTTTGTGCTG
This Paenalcaligenes faecalis DNA region includes the following protein-coding sequences:
- a CDS encoding inovirus Gp2 family protein, which encodes MVAQAKHNPKYQSIISNTIHRSLGAYTRVFVVRCDLRFPLETTEAEFDPKVISRFINSLKAKINADLQRKEHAWKRALSCEVRYVWVREFGDINGKKHYHVLLFFNKDVYHSLGYYEQAGGNLFSMINEAWCSAIKLPVFSFGALAHFPRQGRFYLDGNNPANDDQVDRLMIHASYLAKHITKRYGDGERSIGSSLV
- a CDS encoding helix-turn-helix transcriptional regulator, yielding MTTLSAPNPFSTDLPPAQTPSLLDDQCVDMKFITEFTIVSDKWIYKKIKDGEFPPPIKLGRKSVWLKSEVEQWMMQRIRESRGGIKA